Proteins co-encoded in one Sulfuricaulis limicola genomic window:
- the dmeF gene encoding CDF family Co(II)/Ni(II) efflux transporter DmeF: MPAHDLSRWTHDHAFHAGNPAAERGTRAVMWITAVMMVVEIAAGWWYNSMALLADGWHMSSHAVAIGLSAFAYAAARRHAGDARFAFGPWKIEVLGGYTSAIFLLGVVVMMVVGSVERLMSPQPIHYVEAMIIAAVGLAVNVVCAVILGNAHHDHGGHEHHGHADHHHHDLNLKSAYVHVLADAATSVLAIIALAGGWLYGWSWLDPVMGIVGAGLVALWAKKLLTETGKVLLDREMDHPVVEEVRRAIESGAGRGNVDITDLHVWRVGKQSYACAISLVTHDTGLTPARVREWLSEHEEIAHTTIEIHVCTNC; encoded by the coding sequence ATGCCTGCCCACGATCTTTCCCGCTGGACCCACGATCACGCGTTTCATGCCGGCAACCCCGCGGCGGAGCGCGGCACGCGCGCGGTGATGTGGATCACCGCCGTCATGATGGTCGTCGAGATCGCCGCCGGCTGGTGGTACAACTCCATGGCGCTGCTGGCGGACGGGTGGCACATGAGCTCGCACGCGGTCGCCATCGGCTTGAGCGCGTTTGCCTATGCGGCCGCGCGCCGTCACGCCGGCGACGCGCGTTTCGCCTTCGGCCCGTGGAAAATCGAAGTGCTCGGAGGTTATACCAGCGCGATTTTCCTGCTCGGCGTCGTGGTCATGATGGTCGTCGGCTCGGTGGAACGGCTGATGTCGCCCCAACCCATCCACTATGTCGAGGCCATGATCATCGCGGCCGTCGGCCTCGCGGTGAACGTCGTATGCGCGGTCATCCTCGGCAACGCCCACCACGATCACGGCGGGCATGAACATCACGGGCACGCCGACCACCATCACCACGATCTGAATCTCAAATCCGCCTACGTGCACGTCCTCGCCGACGCCGCCACCTCGGTGCTGGCGATCATCGCGCTGGCCGGCGGCTGGCTCTATGGCTGGTCATGGCTCGACCCGGTCATGGGCATTGTCGGCGCCGGGCTGGTGGCGTTGTGGGCGAAGAAGCTGCTGACGGAAACCGGAAAGGTGCTGCTGGACCGCGAAATGGACCATCCAGTCGTGGAGGAAGTGCGCCGGGCGATCGAATCCGGCGCCGGTCGTGGCAATGTGGATATTACCGACCTGCATGTCTGGCGCGTCGGCAAGCAATCGTACGCCTGCGCCATCAGCCTCGTCACGCACGATACCGGTCTTACCCCCGCTCGCGTGCGCGAGTGGCTCTCGGAACACGAGGAGATCGCGCATACGACCATCGAGATTCACGTCTGCACAAACTGTTAG
- a CDS encoding class I SAM-dependent methyltransferase: protein MWLVGALGVIAGLVLMVYVPSLKPVSNVLFLFAGFHLVGAVVLAASIYVMAGRGIFRRWSRRRNANDDAAKYDFGWAPAWTLGPWIAALVMASATVAVYAAAPAWWPFAFLFTLLAASFFAGALITASSTRPDHAVLPMVDLLSGESDLVLDGGCGAGRTTVALGRALKKGRIVALDRFDSDYIEGGGRALLERNLRLAALDERVEIRQGDLTQLPFPDRTFDSAVSAHAMDHLGPQIIQGLSEMRRVLKPGGRFLLVVWVPGWAMFAIASVLAFFLTGKREWKQLTNRAGFQIRDQGHFNGFWFLLLEKPASAALAGD, encoded by the coding sequence ATGTGGCTAGTGGGCGCGCTCGGCGTGATCGCGGGGCTCGTGCTGATGGTTTACGTCCCCTCCCTCAAGCCCGTCTCGAACGTGCTTTTTCTTTTCGCGGGGTTTCACCTCGTGGGTGCGGTCGTGCTGGCCGCCTCGATTTACGTCATGGCGGGCCGGGGAATTTTCCGGCGCTGGTCACGGCGTAGAAACGCTAACGATGACGCCGCGAAATACGATTTCGGCTGGGCGCCGGCCTGGACGCTGGGACCCTGGATTGCAGCGCTCGTCATGGCCTCGGCCACCGTGGCGGTGTACGCGGCCGCTCCCGCCTGGTGGCCGTTCGCGTTCCTGTTCACCCTGCTCGCCGCGAGTTTCTTCGCGGGGGCGCTGATCACCGCGTCATCGACGCGGCCCGATCATGCCGTTCTGCCGATGGTCGATTTGCTGTCGGGCGAGTCCGATCTGGTTCTCGACGGCGGTTGCGGCGCGGGAAGAACGACCGTCGCCCTGGGTCGCGCCCTGAAGAAAGGACGCATCGTCGCGCTCGACCGCTTCGATTCCGACTATATCGAAGGCGGCGGCCGCGCGCTGCTGGAACGGAACCTGCGTCTGGCCGCGCTCGACGAGCGCGTGGAGATCAGACAGGGCGACCTCACCCAACTGCCATTCCCCGACCGGACCTTCGACAGCGCCGTCAGCGCTCACGCCATGGATCATCTTGGGCCGCAAATTATCCAAGGGCTGAGTGAAATGCGGCGCGTCCTGAAACCGGGCGGGCGTTTCCTGCTGGTCGTGTGGGTGCCGGGCTGGGCGATGTTCGCCATCGCCAGCGTGCTGGCGTTCTTCCTGACCGGCAAGCGCGAGTGGAAACAGCTCACAAACCGCGCCGGCTTTCAGATACGGGACCAGGGCCACTTCAACGGATTCTGGTTCCTGCTGCTGGAGAAACCCGCGTCAGCCGCGCTGGCGGGCGACTGA
- a CDS encoding metal-sensing transcriptional repressor has translation MKKHASHPKIIQRLKRVDGHLRSIVTMLEQGRSCLDLAQQLHAVEKAVGNAKRELIHDHIEHCLEDGTGSDGKSSLKELKQLTKYL, from the coding sequence ATGAAGAAACACGCATCCCATCCCAAGATCATCCAACGACTGAAGCGGGTCGACGGCCACCTGCGCAGCATCGTGACCATGCTGGAGCAAGGTCGAAGCTGCCTCGACCTGGCGCAGCAACTACACGCAGTCGAAAAAGCCGTCGGCAACGCCAAACGCGAGCTGATCCACGATCACATCGAGCATTGCCTCGAGGACGGCACGGGTTCGGACGGCAAGTCCAGCCTGAAAGAACTCAAACAACTCACGAAATACCTGTAA
- a CDS encoding ferrous iron transporter B, giving the protein MNKTRQVAAIPLREPLYRGKRRLRIALVGMPNSGKSTLFNAVSSTSIRTGELGGTRRAYNECAVQIGLDEARVVELPSIQTLHDLPPDDLVALQYLLWGDELPPVKVHEPGAPPAPFAPPDVIIQVMDATALARHLELTLELSQLGRPMVIALNMMDEAWKKGLHIKPAALSRQLGIPVVPTVALMGQGIAKLFKTAVEAVRGKACPLPHPASKHLCEKLQPLSQALNRPEIQTAFRVPHPLLVMQLAQNDSYFRAEMQQHFPELLPQLMQLRSAAEQALPRPLAEELHADRHHRAAMLVESVTRLGAPHPGRGWRYWLDELFLHPQWGLLGSLAVFAVVLFVVFEVSVWIDSVTSARLVEWISPWQPQSTGGVIGRAVADGLIGLIGIVVPYMIPLVLLLVALEESGIMQRIAFVVDRGFHHLGLHGGVAVPFLTGLGCNVPALSAASRVTRGRERLIASLLITFVPCSARSAIILAIAGKYLGGLGVFAIFLLSMIVIALLGKFLTRRYPESGPGQVQEIPSYALPRLATLLPATWERTRDILTIVTPLLVGGSVVLALLSHVGADDAINTAFTPITVWWLGLPALLGVPILFGVLRKELSLLMVYQALGTFDIGAHLDWVQIMTFLIFLTFYFPCVSTFAVMLKTIGRRQALASVSLSIGVALVVSGIVRWVLVGVQQVGA; this is encoded by the coding sequence ATGAACAAGACCCGCCAGGTCGCGGCGATTCCGCTGCGCGAACCGCTCTACCGCGGCAAGCGGAGGCTGCGCATCGCGCTCGTGGGCATGCCCAACAGCGGCAAGAGCACGCTGTTCAACGCCGTTTCCAGCACCTCGATCCGCACCGGCGAGCTCGGCGGCACGCGCCGCGCCTACAACGAATGCGCGGTGCAGATCGGGCTGGACGAGGCGCGCGTGGTTGAGCTGCCGAGCATCCAGACGCTGCACGACCTGCCGCCCGACGACCTGGTGGCGCTGCAATACCTGCTGTGGGGTGACGAGCTGCCGCCGGTGAAGGTGCACGAACCCGGCGCTCCGCCGGCCCCGTTTGCCCCGCCCGATGTGATCATTCAGGTCATGGACGCGACCGCGCTGGCGCGGCATCTGGAACTCACCCTGGAACTCAGTCAGCTCGGACGGCCGATGGTGATCGCGCTCAACATGATGGACGAGGCCTGGAAGAAGGGACTGCACATCAAGCCCGCGGCCTTGAGCCGGCAATTGGGCATCCCGGTGGTGCCGACGGTTGCGCTGATGGGGCAGGGCATCGCGAAGCTGTTCAAGACCGCCGTCGAGGCGGTGCGCGGGAAGGCCTGTCCGCTGCCGCATCCGGCGAGCAAGCACCTCTGCGAAAAACTCCAGCCCCTGAGCCAGGCGCTCAACCGCCCGGAGATCCAGACGGCGTTCCGCGTGCCGCACCCGCTGCTGGTCATGCAACTGGCGCAGAACGACAGCTACTTCCGCGCCGAGATGCAGCAGCACTTTCCCGAGCTGCTGCCGCAACTGATGCAGTTGCGCAGTGCGGCCGAGCAAGCCCTGCCGCGCCCGCTCGCCGAGGAACTGCACGCCGACCGGCATCACCGCGCCGCCATGCTGGTTGAGTCGGTAACCCGCCTCGGCGCGCCGCACCCGGGCCGCGGCTGGCGCTACTGGCTCGACGAACTGTTCCTGCATCCGCAGTGGGGCCTGCTCGGGAGCCTCGCGGTGTTCGCCGTGGTGCTGTTCGTGGTGTTCGAGGTCAGCGTCTGGATCGACTCCGTGACCTCGGCCAGGCTGGTCGAGTGGATTTCGCCATGGCAGCCGCAATCGACCGGCGGCGTGATCGGGCGCGCGGTGGCGGACGGTCTCATCGGCCTCATCGGCATCGTCGTGCCGTACATGATCCCGCTGGTGCTGCTGCTGGTGGCGCTGGAGGAGTCCGGGATCATGCAGCGCATCGCCTTTGTCGTGGACCGCGGCTTCCATCACCTCGGCCTGCACGGCGGCGTCGCCGTGCCGTTCCTGACCGGGCTCGGCTGCAACGTGCCGGCGCTTTCCGCGGCGTCCCGCGTCACCCGCGGCCGCGAACGCCTCATCGCCTCGCTGCTGATCACCTTTGTGCCATGCTCGGCGCGCTCCGCCATCATCCTCGCGATCGCCGGCAAATATCTCGGTGGGCTCGGCGTGTTCGCGATCTTCCTGCTGAGCATGATCGTAATCGCGCTGCTGGGGAAGTTTCTCACGCGCCGTTATCCCGAGAGCGGCCCCGGTCAGGTGCAGGAGATTCCTTCCTACGCGCTGCCGCGACTCGCCACGCTGCTGCCCGCGACCTGGGAGCGCACCCGCGACATTCTCACCATCGTGACGCCGCTGCTGGTCGGCGGCAGCGTGGTGCTGGCGTTGCTGTCGCATGTGGGCGCCGACGACGCCATCAATACCGCGTTCACGCCGATCACCGTCTGGTGGCTCGGCCTGCCGGCGCTGCTCGGCGTGCCGATCCTGTTCGGCGTGCTGCGCAAGGAGCTGTCGCTGCTGATGGTGTACCAGGCGCTTGGTACCTTCGACATCGGCGCGCACCTGGACTGGGTGCAGATCATGACGTTTCTGATTTTTCTCACTTTCTACTTTCCGTGTGTGTCGACCTTCGCGGTGATGCTCAAGACCATCGGCCGCCGCCAGGCGCTGGCGTCGGTGTCGCTGTCGATCGGCGTGGCGCTGGTGGTTAGCGGGATCGTCCGGTGGGTGCTGGTCGGGGTGCAGCAGGTCGGCGCCTGA
- a CDS encoding DUF502 domain-containing protein: MKKITRTFLTGLAVTLPVVLTLYLLVWVTLTIERVLDKVLHLVLPEAVFVPGLGLVLGVVLIFFVGLLMRTWAARNIFAWTEKQMYRVPVVKTVYGALRDFTVFLSRPQKQGPQQVVLVRFGNTDLRVMGFVTRDDLAGLPPNMSEPGMILVYLPMSYQVGGYTVLVPRAAVQPLDMSFEEAMRFTLTAGLSVPAAKSS, encoded by the coding sequence ATGAAAAAAATCACTCGCACCTTCCTCACCGGCCTCGCCGTGACACTGCCGGTGGTATTGACTCTCTATCTCCTGGTCTGGGTGACGCTCACGATCGAGCGCGTCCTGGACAAGGTGTTGCACCTCGTGTTGCCGGAGGCGGTCTTTGTCCCCGGCCTCGGCCTGGTTCTGGGCGTGGTGCTGATATTCTTCGTGGGCCTGCTGATGCGCACCTGGGCCGCGCGCAATATCTTTGCCTGGACCGAGAAGCAGATGTACCGGGTGCCGGTGGTCAAGACGGTCTACGGGGCGCTGCGCGACTTTACTGTTTTCCTGTCGCGGCCACAGAAGCAGGGCCCGCAGCAGGTGGTGCTGGTGCGCTTCGGCAACACCGACCTGCGCGTCATGGGCTTCGTCACGCGCGATGATCTCGCCGGCCTGCCGCCAAATATGAGTGAACCCGGGATGATCCTGGTGTACCTGCCCATGAGCTATCAGGTCGGTGGCTACACCGTGCTGGTCCCGCGCGCGGCGGTGCAGCCGCTGGACATGTCGTTCGAGGAGGCCATGCGCTTTACCCTGACGGCGGGGCTCAGCGTTCCGGCCGCGAAAAGCAGTTGA
- a CDS encoding type II toxin-antitoxin system RelE/ParE family toxin: MIKSFRHKGLADLFHTGNARKVQAKHVKRLRLILTMLNAATQARQMDAPGLRLHPLKGKPEGRWAVDVDENYRVIFRFQEGHACEVDYGDYH, encoded by the coding sequence ATGATCAAGAGCTTCCGGCACAAGGGCCTGGCGGACCTGTTCCACACCGGCAACGCCCGCAAGGTTCAGGCCAAGCACGTGAAGCGCCTGCGGCTGATCTTGACCATGCTCAACGCCGCCACCCAGGCACGGCAGATGGATGCCCCGGGGTTGCGGCTGCACCCCCTCAAGGGCAAGCCGGAAGGCCGCTGGGCGGTGGACGTGGATGAAAATTACCGCGTGATCTTCCGTTTCCAGGAAGGCCACGCCTGCGAGGTGGACTATGGCGACTATCACTGA
- a CDS encoding HigA family addiction module antitoxin produces the protein MATITEKASRMHNPAHPGEILREMYLKPLNITVTQAAKALGVSRKHVSAIVNGRAPVTPDMALRLASAFATEPELWVNMQAQYDLWAVSRQARPKVKVLVKKAA, from the coding sequence ATGGCGACTATCACTGAGAAGGCTTCGCGCATGCACAACCCCGCGCACCCGGGCGAAATTCTGCGGGAGATGTACCTGAAGCCCCTGAATATTACGGTCACTCAGGCCGCCAAGGCGCTGGGCGTCAGTCGCAAGCACGTCTCGGCCATCGTGAATGGCCGCGCGCCGGTGACGCCGGACATGGCGCTGCGCCTGGCTTCGGCCTTCGCCACTGAGCCCGAGCTGTGGGTGAACATGCAGGCGCAGTACGACCTGTGGGCGGTGAGCCGGCAGGCACGGCCGAAAGTGAAGGTGCTGGTGAAGAAAGCGGCCTGA
- a CDS encoding DUF4279 domain-containing protein → MASNEARAHFTLAGYHFNPDHVTQHLGIQPTSIDASGANSEMNKPVLSSWELSTETVTDDIDVYKLTDELIKQIEPAKDKILEICKSHNLSPRIGVVLVLSVDKKESAPDVGFGARTIRFLADIGAFINVDYRLSKRI, encoded by the coding sequence TTGGCAAGTAATGAAGCGCGGGCCCACTTCACATTGGCGGGCTATCATTTCAATCCCGACCACGTGACACAGCATCTTGGTATACAGCCCACCTCGATCGATGCTTCCGGTGCCAACAGTGAGATGAACAAGCCGGTGCTGAGCTCTTGGGAGTTGTCGACCGAGACGGTTACCGACGATATCGACGTTTACAAGTTGACGGACGAGCTGATCAAGCAAATCGAACCGGCGAAGGACAAGATCCTGGAAATCTGTAAAAGCCATAACCTGTCACCGAGGATCGGTGTGGTCCTGGTTTTGTCCGTTGATAAAAAAGAATCAGCGCCCGATGTCGGTTTCGGTGCCAGAACGATTCGCTTCCTGGCAGATATTGGTGCATTTATTAATGTGGATTACCGGCTTTCCAAGCGTATTTAA
- a CDS encoding tetratricopeptide repeat protein translates to MKLSQTYLFYPHNKALEHALANSIGRLGDEWVEAAAPDTQVTVADNFLYTRGNYEQHRFSSNILDSVREALEISLTDEYRHQEPSAWAETQNSLGNILAAQGQQQRDASLYEKAIQCFNNALDEYNREKSPLDWAATQYNLGTAMQALGRQMDGAKLLKAAIDAYTNALLEWSRKETPEKWASAMHQLGATFHAHGKLLKGNRTFQKSVVAYKNALAVLDADNYAFELAAAHNNCGAVLQHLGESEENPDRLEEAIRSYETALTVCLEQQLPIHLAVLCRVNRSTVRSVLAELTKDTTLAHEVADEFEMIIECFPHALQPLCLKHCEEQIHKAKCASTCH, encoded by the coding sequence ATGAAGCTCTCTCAGACTTACCTGTTTTACCCGCACAATAAGGCCTTGGAACATGCTTTAGCCAATTCTATCGGCAGGCTGGGTGACGAGTGGGTTGAAGCGGCTGCGCCGGATACCCAGGTAACCGTCGCCGATAATTTTCTTTACACGCGGGGAAATTATGAACAGCACCGTTTCAGCTCCAATATTCTTGACAGCGTGCGTGAGGCACTTGAAATTTCGCTGACAGACGAATATCGCCACCAGGAGCCATCCGCCTGGGCGGAGACTCAGAACAGTCTGGGAAATATTCTGGCGGCGCAGGGGCAACAGCAGAGAGACGCTTCGTTGTATGAAAAGGCCATTCAGTGTTTTAACAACGCGCTGGATGAGTATAACCGGGAAAAGTCGCCCCTCGACTGGGCCGCCACCCAATATAACCTGGGAACGGCGATGCAAGCCCTGGGCCGGCAGATGGATGGCGCGAAATTATTGAAAGCAGCCATCGATGCTTATACAAATGCATTATTGGAATGGTCCCGAAAAGAGACCCCTGAAAAATGGGCATCCGCCATGCATCAACTTGGCGCCACTTTCCATGCGCACGGCAAACTTCTGAAAGGTAACCGTACTTTTCAAAAGTCCGTTGTCGCGTACAAAAATGCACTGGCCGTGCTCGATGCCGATAATTACGCTTTCGAATTAGCCGCTGCGCACAATAACTGTGGTGCGGTACTGCAACATTTGGGTGAATCAGAAGAAAACCCGGATCGCCTGGAAGAGGCAATAAGATCTTACGAGACGGCGTTGACAGTATGCCTGGAGCAGCAGCTCCCCATTCATCTGGCCGTACTCTGCAGGGTAAACAGGTCTACTGTACGAAGTGTACTGGCTGAGTTAACAAAAGACACTACACTTGCCCACGAAGTGGCCGATGAGTTTGAAATGATTATCGAATGTTTTCCGCACGCCCTTCAACCGCTGTGTTTAAAGCATTGCGAGGAGCAAATTCACAAGGCAAAGTGCGCTAGCACTTGCCATTAG
- a CDS encoding FKBP-type peptidyl-prolyl cis-trans isomerase, protein MSDTIQNEKFVELNYKVIDQKTGDVLVTVDYPLGYVHGVNDVLSEQVTKELDGKKVGDVIEVPVDTKLLYGERDESLVFTDHIDNVPEEYREIGMTITMENEKGEPRNFIVTRFDDKTLTVDGNNPLCGREVVFRLEVLTIRDATDEEIELGGAVGADPDINEIMNRT, encoded by the coding sequence ATGTCAGACACAATACAAAACGAAAAATTCGTTGAATTAAATTATAAGGTCATCGATCAAAAAACCGGTGACGTGCTGGTTACCGTTGATTATCCTCTGGGATATGTTCATGGCGTTAATGATGTTCTGTCTGAACAGGTGACAAAAGAACTGGATGGCAAAAAAGTGGGTGATGTCATTGAAGTACCGGTCGACACAAAATTGTTATACGGCGAGAGAGACGAGTCGCTGGTGTTTACCGATCATATCGACAATGTTCCAGAGGAATATCGGGAAATTGGCATGACCATCACCATGGAAAATGAAAAGGGTGAGCCCAGAAACTTTATCGTTACCCGATTCGATGACAAAACATTAACCGTCGACGGAAATAATCCATTGTGTGGCAGAGAAGTAGTATTCAGGTTGGAGGTCTTGACTATACGTGACGCTACCGATGAAGAAATCGAACTTGGTGGAGCGGTTGGCGCCGACCCGGACATAAATGAAATTATGAACCGGACATAA
- the aprA gene encoding adenylyl-sulfate reductase subunit alpha, whose protein sequence is MGYKTIIEDNIDILVVGAGLGGTGAAFEARYWGKDKKIVIAEKANIDRSGAVAQGLYAINCYMGTRFGENNPEDHVRYARMDLMGMVREDLAFDMARHVDSSVHLFEEWGLPLMKDPKKGTYMREGRWQIMIHGESYKPIVAEAAKKSADKVFNRVCVTHLLMDDSKENRVAGAVGFNVRTGNYHVFKSKTVICGAGGASNIFKPRSVGEGAGRVWYAPWSSGSAYGLMIEAGAKMTQMENRIVLARFKDGYGPVGAYFLHLKTYTQNGLGEEYESKWFPALAEMVGKEYLDTEGQHLSHKPIPTCLRNHAFISEVNAGRGPIHMVTMEAFQDPHLEEIGWHNFLGMTVGQAVLWAATDVDPKYENPELTTSEPYVMGSHATGCGAWCSGPEDVSPPEYYWGYNRMTTVEGLFGAGDAVGGTPHAFSSGSFTEGRLAAKAACKYIDDGKAEGIRVSDEQIANLKKKIYKPLETYRVYSNEVVGGSVNPNFINPRQGLDRLQKLMDEYCGGFGVNYMTNEKLLQIGLKKLKSLEEDMEKIAASDIHELLRAWELHHRVRTSESVFQHTLFRKETRWPGYYYRGDAMKLDDKNWHVLTVSQRDRKTGEYTMEKAPLYHLVSDK, encoded by the coding sequence ATGGGCTACAAGACAATTATTGAAGACAACATCGATATTCTGGTCGTCGGTGCGGGCCTCGGTGGCACCGGTGCTGCATTTGAAGCCAGATATTGGGGCAAGGACAAAAAAATCGTCATTGCCGAGAAAGCCAACATTGATCGTTCCGGCGCGGTAGCCCAGGGCTTGTACGCGATCAACTGTTACATGGGTACCCGTTTCGGCGAAAACAATCCGGAAGATCACGTCCGTTATGCTCGCATGGATCTGATGGGCATGGTGCGCGAGGATCTGGCCTTTGATATGGCGCGTCACGTTGACTCCTCTGTTCACCTGTTTGAAGAGTGGGGACTGCCGTTGATGAAAGACCCTAAGAAGGGTACTTACATGCGGGAAGGGCGATGGCAGATCATGATTCATGGTGAATCCTACAAGCCGATTGTTGCCGAAGCAGCGAAGAAATCAGCAGACAAGGTATTCAACCGTGTCTGTGTAACTCATCTGCTAATGGATGATTCCAAAGAGAACCGCGTCGCGGGTGCTGTTGGATTCAATGTTCGTACGGGTAACTACCACGTATTCAAGTCCAAGACCGTTATCTGTGGCGCCGGTGGCGCTTCCAATATCTTCAAGCCGCGTTCCGTCGGTGAAGGTGCCGGTCGAGTCTGGTACGCACCGTGGTCATCGGGATCGGCGTATGGTCTGATGATCGAAGCAGGCGCGAAGATGACTCAGATGGAAAACCGTATCGTACTGGCTCGATTCAAGGATGGTTACGGTCCAGTCGGTGCCTACTTCCTGCACCTCAAGACTTATACCCAAAACGGCCTGGGCGAAGAATATGAATCCAAGTGGTTCCCGGCTCTGGCGGAAATGGTCGGTAAAGAATACCTGGACACGGAAGGACAGCACTTGTCCCACAAACCCATACCGACCTGTTTACGTAACCACGCCTTTATCTCCGAGGTGAATGCCGGTCGCGGTCCTATTCACATGGTGACCATGGAAGCCTTCCAGGATCCTCATCTTGAAGAGATCGGCTGGCACAACTTCCTCGGCATGACCGTTGGTCAAGCGGTGCTTTGGGCAGCCACGGACGTTGATCCGAAATACGAAAACCCGGAATTAACCACTTCCGAGCCCTACGTCATGGGTTCGCATGCCACCGGTTGCGGTGCATGGTGCTCAGGTCCGGAAGATGTTTCCCCTCCGGAGTACTACTGGGGTTACAACCGTATGACCACCGTCGAAGGTCTGTTTGGTGCGGGTGATGCCGTAGGTGGTACACCGCACGCCTTCTCATCAGGCTCTTTCACGGAAGGCCGTCTGGCGGCCAAAGCGGCCTGTAAATATATTGACGATGGCAAGGCCGAAGGCATTCGAGTTTCGGACGAGCAGATTGCCAATCTGAAAAAGAAGATCTACAAGCCGCTGGAAACCTACCGGGTTTACAGCAATGAAGTCGTTGGTGGTTCAGTCAATCCAAACTTCATCAATCCAAGACAGGGTCTGGATCGTTTGCAGAAACTGATGGATGAGTATTGTGGTGGTTTTGGTGTCAACTACATGACCAACGAAAAACTTCTCCAAATCGGTCTCAAGAAGCTTAAAAGCCTTGAGGAAGACATGGAGAAGATTGCGGCTAGCGATATCCACGAGCTGTTGCGTGCGTGGGAATTGCATCACCGTGTGCGTACTTCTGAAAGTGTGTTCCAACATACTTTGTTCCGTAAGGAAACGCGTTGGCCTGGTTACTACTACCGTGGTGATGCGATGAAACTGGATGATAAAAACTGGCACGTACTGACAGTTTCTCAGCGTGATCGCAAAACGGGTGAATACACCATGGAAAAAGCGCCTCTTTACCACTTGGTCAGTGATAAATAG
- the aprB gene encoding adenylyl-sulfate reductase subunit beta: protein MPTFVYMTRCDGCGQCVDICPSDIMHIDKTLRRAYNIEPNMCWECYSCVKACPHHAIDVRGYADFAPLGHSVRVHRDEEKGTIAWRIKFRNGKKDMELLAPITTKPWGTAFPKFAEIPAPSQAMRDSELLFNEPKYIRLDDGDLRSLKTAGLKLKEGVYY from the coding sequence ATGCCAACTTTCGTATATATGACTCGTTGTGATGGTTGTGGACAGTGCGTTGATATCTGCCCATCTGACATCATGCACATTGATAAAACGCTTCGTCGTGCCTACAACATTGAGCCCAACATGTGTTGGGAATGTTATTCCTGCGTAAAAGCCTGCCCGCACCACGCCATTGATGTGCGTGGTTATGCCGATTTCGCTCCACTGGGCCACTCGGTACGAGTGCATCGTGATGAGGAAAAAGGCACGATTGCCTGGCGCATCAAGTTCCGCAACGGCAAAAAAGACATGGAACTGTTGGCGCCTATCACGACAAAACCGTGGGGCACGGCGTTTCCAAAATTTGCAGAGATACCTGCTCCAAGCCAGGCAATGCGCGACAGCGAGCTATTGTTTAACGAGCCTAAGTACATCCGCCTGGATGACGGAGATTTACGTTCGCTGAAAACAGCTGGCTTGAAGCTTAAAGAAGGGGTGTACTACTAA